One region of Oncorhynchus mykiss isolate Arlee chromosome 8, USDA_OmykA_1.1, whole genome shotgun sequence genomic DNA includes:
- the LOC110530929 gene encoding calcium-activated potassium channel subunit beta-3: MFLNTASPRKSFSVPISINLQGARRRQTREILHPLAAREQVWRRGGYGRGGERAKAQVTASSVGEDRAMLMGFSMMAFSVLMYFLIGITLVKPHLNSIFYLSTLHNCFSSTADGFSDWHEEASCLLVQVDVLDEWADCRGVSTAPCLRVLVNLSTSGQKARLHYDEESVLLNPEVQLKSEVYIHLSQIHLNSVFHNSKQNMYTIFPLSLQCFYIPKCQVDRKVLVGEVQKIQNTLEETQGSELRCLSDPRKYPEDTILKRKYTLGLALWSLLWPSLMLGGGALLVGLVKLNQRLAHLCTELGNEVAGGRLTTMTNTQGKLYQLLRWSGSGQHSPMQDDSVK, encoded by the exons GGAGATCCTCCACCCTTTGGCGGCGAGGGAGCAGGTGTGGCGGAgaggagggtacgggcgcggagGGGAGAGGGCCAAGGCTCAGGTGACGGCCTCCAGTGTGGGGGAGGACAGAGCCATGCTCATGGGCTTCAGCATGATGGCCTTCTCTGTGCTCATGTACTTTCTGATCGGGATCACTCTGGTTAAACCCCACCTAAACAG tattttttacttaagtactttacacaactgCTTCTCATCAACTGCTGATGGTTTCAGTGACTGGCATGAGGAGGCCAGCTGCTTGCTGGTCCAGGTTGATGTTCTGGATGAGTGGGCCGACTGCAGAGGGGTCAGCACTGCCCCATGCCTGAGGGTTCTGGTCAACCTCAGTACCTCTGGACAGAAGGCTCGCCTACACTACGATGAAGAGTCTGTACTCCTCAACCctgaggtacagttgaagtcggaagtttacatacaccttagccaaatacatttaaactcagtttttcacaattcc AAACAAAATATGTATACTATTTTTCCCTTATCATTGCAGTGTTTCTACATACCCAAATGTCAAGTAGACAGGAAAGTCCTTGTGGGCGAAGTGCAGAAAATCCAAAACACTTTGGAGGAGACACAAGGCAGTGAGTTGCGTTGTCTTTCCGACCCCAGAAAATACCCAGAGGACACCATTTTGAAGAGGAAGTACACGTTAGGCCTTGCCCTGTGGTCTCTGCTGTGGCCCAGCTTGATGCTGGGTGGGGGAGCGCTACTGGTGGGCCTGGTGAAGCTCAACCAGAGACTGGCACACCTCTGTACGGAGCTGGGTAATGAGGTAGCAGGGGGTAGGTTGACAACGATGACAAATACCCAAGGCAAACTCTATCAGCTCCTTAGGTGGTCTGGCTCTGGACAGCACTCACCTATGCAGGATGACTCAGTGAAGTGA